Genomic segment of Arachis stenosperma cultivar V10309 chromosome 4, arast.V10309.gnm1.PFL2, whole genome shotgun sequence:
ATATTTGAAATACTATCTTAAAAGTTAAAACCATAAACTTTTGAAGTGGGAAATACAAAGGGACAAAAAATACACATTCATTCCCACTTGTAATGTCATCAAATTAAGTATAATACCCATTTGAAGGGGCAAGTGTTGTTGAATCTTCACCCTCCTTACTGCACAATTGTTATTTTCATCAACCACAGCAGGCCGACTTTTCAGCGGCTTGGCCACCACCGGCAGCCTGGTCCGGTTGGTTGATCTTGATCGCCTGAGGCTGAACCACCACAGATAGATAATATCAGTATCATCATCAAGCACCAAAGAAGCAACATTTTTATGTAATGCCTTAACCCCCATATATAGTTTAAGCCTTATTCGGTTGATGTTTTCATTTTTAATGTTTTCTGCTTTCGAGATCTTATGCATGAAGAAAATGAAATATGAACCAAACAAGCCCTAATCttttagaaaagaaataatGAAATGGAGGAAAATAAAAGGTCAAGTACATACTTCAGCCTCAGAATCTGTGTCAGCAAGCCTTTGCTTGATATCTCTAgctattgaaaagaaaaaatccTCTACATTCATGTTTGTCTTTGCACTCTGCAAATGTTCTTCCAATATAAAACATAATGAAGTCACATGAAACTCAATGAAAATGTGGTTGTCAACCATGTTCTACTCAcagtttcgaaaaaaaaacTTGATACCATACTCATCGGCGAGAGCTTGACCTTTGGCAGTAGGAACAGCCTATAGTGGAGAAAAGGGACCTTGCGTTGGTATCGAGCGATAACAGTAAGATAAAGATGGATATGAACATAAAAGAGAACTTTCTTAGGTACATACCCTTTTACCTTCATCCATATCAGCCTTGTTACCAACAAGGATCTTGTTTACATTGTCAGAAGCATGTTGTTCAATGTTGCGAATCCAATTCCTAATATCTTCATAGAAAGAAGCAGGTACATTAAAAATTGAAAGCTGGTCAACATGGACAAAAGAGGCTTAACCAAAGCACATAACCTCTTTGTTGACATAATTTAATCGAAATCAGAGAAAGAGATACAACTGAAATGAAATATATAAGAAATACTTGCAAAAGCTTTTGCATAGGTAAATTAAACACCAGAAGACTGAAACCGAAAACATTTTTAAACGCTAATGCAATCAGGGTAAGGAGAGTAGTACTGTTGAAAGATGCTTCATCAGTAACATCATAAACAAGCAAGATGCCCATGGCTCCACGGTAATAAGCTGCAAAAGCATGTCAGATTGTAAGAAACATTTTCCCTCTATCCAATTAATGGGGGAGATAGAATCAAAGTTTGAGACATTTATCCGCATATAAACATCAAATAACAGTGAAACTAAAACAAGCACAACATGTTAGATTAGCCAGGTTGCAGAAAACAAATGCCCATACCTGTGGTAATAGTTCGAAATCGCTCCTGACCGGCTGTGTCCCAGATTTGTAACTTAATGCGTTTACTGTCAAGTTCAATGGTTCTTATCTTAAAATCAATGCTGCCAAATTGAGTAGTAAAAtgtaagataaaaagattttccataacaaaattatcatttttttactTGTATTATCAAGGCATAGACAGAGATATATGTTTAGATGTTGGTGACAACTTACAATGGCTGTATtaaattgatgtattttgaaAGTACAATATGCCACATCAACATGTTGTAACTCCTATAGCATTTTCACAAGGAATGAAGAATCAATAGATACAAACCCAATAGTGGTGATGAAACTGGTGGTGAAGGAACCATCAGAAATTCGCAAAAGAAGACAACTCTTTCCCACACCTGCAATGACAGCCATTAAATGGCGAAATTGTACTACTTGAAACAGATATATGAACTTGTATATTTGGACAAGCAAgttgatatatatattttttacatttgGAAACACCATGATACTGGTAATTTTAGATGAGCCGAAGAAGACTAATAAACTGCTCTCCAACAAAAACCCTGCCATCTACCCGTAATATAATCCCAACGGCATAAATCAAAATGTCCCTATGCGAGTTTCTCTTCTTAATCTTGTCTTAAACACTCTTTACCACCATTCCACAGTGTGCCTCGCAAGCTTCATGAAACTTGCACAA
This window contains:
- the LOC130975948 gene encoding ras-related protein RAB1BV-like, which gives rise to RPIWIFSSLISERHHFWDFFNPLAAPPARARADYDYLIKLLLIGDGGVGKSCLLLRISDGSFTTSFITTIGIDFKIRTIELDSKRIKLQIWDTAGQERFRTITTAYYRGAMGILLVYDVTDEASFNNIRNWIRNIEQHASDNVNKILVGNKADMDEGKRAVPTAKGQALADEYGIKFFFRNCE